The genome window TTACGATTCGTGGCTTTCAAAATATTTGCTAGAATTCTTAGATATAAATCATTACCTCTACTATATTATACAATGATTTAAATACTTATCAttctttcgttaaaaatcAAAGTTGCATggaaagaaatacaaaagtGAATTTTCGTTTACTTAATCCACGACCCAGTTTGCCTACGAATACTTAAGCTAACAAATACCTGTAGAAAAATTAACGAAGAGGAGATTCATTTCAAAGGTAAAATACCTACCTGTTATAGTATCTTCCTCTACtactttttgtttcaataaaattgcgatacttgtttaataaacaaatcACAAAATGAGCTGCACAAAAGCCACATCGATTGAATGGAAAAGTAAAGAGAAGCGTGTAGAATGTTACAATTTTGGAATTTGCGCATATTTATGTTCTCGCAATGactaaatttataaaagtaagTAGTCGTTTCTTTGAAAATCCAATACTAACTATTCAATATTAATTACGTACCCAAATAGAGAAATTGGAGATCTACACAAAGTGAAGCTAATCATTTTATCTGAAATAAGAGTCCGAACGAGGACTGACGATAAATATCAAACACACGCTATCAACAAGGCAATAATATCGCATAAACATATAGTACTTATGGCATTACGTACTGTGCGGCTATTTGCTCGCTGGAAATTGTACAGTTTCCGGAAAGTTAATTCTATCACTACTATTCTCAATGTAAATGTTTCGAAATGCGATTTGACGTTTTACTTCAGCCAACGACATCGACCTTTCTCGTAGTCAGACTGGCGAACGCACATACCCAGAACGGGAATATAGGCGCGTACGAAAATGAGGCGAggggaaatttcattttcccaGGCCGAGCGAAGGCGCGGTGAAATCATATCAGGTACCAGGCACCGTCGATGTTGCCGCACGTCGTGTGGATTTGGCACACCACTCTGCGTTTTACATGAAAACCTGTGGAACGCCagcaaattgattttaaacCAAAAATATCCTCATCGTGAATTTCGACTTCCTAATAGCGGCTTTAAATCGCGTGCACTCTGATGATGAGATCTTACAATTGATTCTTAAAAAGTTTCGatcatttttcttcgtatttcattacaacaaaatttcacgttgtttataatattacactgttttgtgtgtgtgtgtgtgtatgtgtgtgtgttacAGAGAAGAATTGTTTCGTATGTCGTGAATAAGAATAACAAAACAGTTCCGataaatacgaaaataaacGTAAATCATAGAGGAGTTTGCAAATACAAGATTATGTCTATCATTTCAttagaattcatatttctatcgTGCTATGAGATTAATTGCAGGTTATTAGTGGTGACATTAATTGATGGCTCTGAGAAAGGGAAactttattataattcatactataaaattaattatatgtcATTAACGATGATTTTAATTGATGATTCTAAACAAGTTTTAAAActccgatttgtatttaaactCTAAAGTAGACGAATATCTTTTACAAAGTTTCAACAAAAGTATACGATAAAacacattttgaaatatctcgtttaaattttccatcacATACCGCGTATGCGAAAAAGTTAGACAATTAGACCTCTGCAACAGAACCACACCTAGCACATTCACGTTTAAATCACTCGACACGCTTTTTTGAACCAGTAAGAGATATAACTCCGGTCAGTACTATGGACATTCTCGTGCAACATGGTTAATTATACCTAGTGTTTTATACAATACATTCCAACACCCACTTACGTTTTGATCTAATCTATAGCCTAGTTTTAAATTCAAAGAAACGTTCCTAACATTTTCCAAGACGTATCACGCGATAACGtcaaaaaataatatgtatactGTACATGCCAACATTCACTAACATTATCCACTAATCTATATCATAATTTCTATGCTCGAAGAAACATTCTTAATATAATGGTTTAATAATACGTGATTCTCCCACggaatacaaaaatacaaaatacaaaattataccttacatatatatttttggaaTGGCGTTTCAGATTGTCGGATAAATCTGAAatcttttctaataaaatattataaaatttattccaacaTCTTGCGATAATCT of Bombus fervidus isolate BK054 chromosome 1, iyBomFerv1, whole genome shotgun sequence contains these proteins:
- the LOC141445772 gene encoding uncharacterized protein isoform X1 gives rise to the protein MVQKFNAAYDQYYNKGATRTSVEITTSFFHLASGGLGCCKKKKGAGSWQALIVAFRFSCKTQSGVPNPHDVRQHRRCLVPDMISPRLRSAWENEISPRLIFVRAYIPVLGMCVRQSDYEKGRCRWLK